The bacterium genome includes a region encoding these proteins:
- a CDS encoding helix-turn-helix domain-containing protein, giving the protein MTLLAYKVNTCAISESRLESHYTMKTLCPNTADLEKVIPAFKQLADEYGRAWGLCCVLADLQGNVVAGSVACSDNCSPCRKRAIEEALRWGEPSMLQCPEGYVIWAVPVMHNSVLVGGIVAEKVVVGAQSKDRGSLSPADTRRAASDLLNMAEEANLTNAALLELNRNAAERESERAEAIHELKGQNYQSIRDIYLVEEPALIAAIKRGDRPSAREIINRILVGIYFFGRERPTLLKSLILELVVNMSRSAVEAGGDPTELLGTNYSSVADLARIDSEEELCAWLVDMLERMMDAIKSNRQYPSTVLLGEAMKYMQEHLNEEISRDDVAEIACLSPSHFSRVVKSSFGHSFTDLLARMRVDKARELLIRTEKSLIQICLECGFSDQSYFTKVFQKYVGRTPGDYRRFHRSSFR; this is encoded by the coding sequence ATGACACTTTTGGCGTATAAGGTCAATACTTGCGCGATCAGCGAATCTCGGCTAGAATCACACTATACTATGAAAACACTCTGTCCTAACACAGCCGATTTGGAAAAGGTGATACCCGCATTCAAGCAGCTCGCAGATGAGTATGGCCGAGCATGGGGACTTTGCTGCGTGCTTGCGGATTTGCAGGGAAATGTGGTCGCAGGCAGCGTGGCATGCTCCGACAATTGTTCACCATGCAGAAAAAGAGCCATCGAAGAAGCGCTGCGATGGGGTGAGCCATCTATGCTCCAGTGCCCTGAAGGATATGTGATCTGGGCTGTGCCGGTGATGCACAACTCAGTCCTTGTCGGCGGGATTGTGGCCGAGAAGGTTGTCGTGGGAGCGCAATCAAAAGACCGAGGCTCTCTTTCACCTGCGGACACACGGCGTGCGGCCTCCGACCTGCTTAACATGGCCGAAGAGGCCAACCTCACAAACGCGGCTCTGCTTGAACTCAATCGAAATGCTGCCGAGCGTGAGTCTGAGCGTGCCGAAGCGATTCACGAACTCAAGGGGCAAAACTATCAATCGATCCGGGATATCTACCTTGTGGAGGAACCCGCGCTTATCGCTGCGATTAAACGCGGCGACAGGCCTTCCGCACGAGAGATCATAAATCGCATTCTCGTCGGAATTTACTTCTTCGGGCGTGAGAGACCAACCCTGCTTAAAAGTCTTATCCTGGAACTGGTGGTGAATATGTCCAGGAGCGCGGTCGAAGCTGGCGGTGACCCTACCGAACTTTTGGGCACCAACTATTCATCCGTCGCGGACCTTGCTCGGATCGACTCGGAAGAAGAATTATGCGCATGGCTCGTAGATATGCTCGAAAGGATGATGGACGCTATCAAGTCCAACAGGCAGTATCCCAGCACTGTGCTTTTGGGTGAGGCTATGAAGTATATGCAGGAGCATCTGAATGAAGAAATCTCGCGCGATGACGTGGCGGAGATTGCATGCCTGTCCCCATCTCACTTCAGCAGGGTCGTTAAGAGCAGCTTCGGGCACTCCTTTACAGACCTTTTGGCGAGAATGCGGGTGGACAAGGCTCGAGAACTGCTGATACGCACGGAAAAGAGTCTGATTCAAATATGTCTGGAGTGCGGGTTCAGCGACCAGAGTTACTTCACCAAGGTCTTTCAAAAATATGTGGGCAGGACTCCCGGCGATTACCGGCGCTTTCACAGGTCGTCATTCAGATAA
- a CDS encoding formate--tetrahydrofolate ligase, with translation MLSDVEIAQQAKPDHIRNIAAGLGLTEDDLLFYGKDKAKISLDVMDRLSGKPDGKLILVTAITPTPAGEGKTTTTVGLGDALRKLGKSTCIAIREPSLGPCFGIKGGAAGGGYAQVIPMADINLHFTGDFHAVTTAHNLLAAMLDNNIHQGNALDIDIHSITWKRVMDMNDRALREIVIGLGGKANGTPRQSGFDITTASEIMALLCLATDREDLENRLANIVVGFNKSGMPITAKDLNTSGAMAVVLKDAILPNLVQTLEHTPAFVHGGPFGNIAHGCNSIIATKMALKLADYVVTEAGFGSDLGAEKFFNIKCRAAGLKPMTAVVVATIRALKMHGGVAIADLAQSNPSAVEYGIENLKKHIENVRSAGLEPIVAINKFPSDSSEEIEVLSAYCGKMGVKWALSDVWAKGGEGGIELAELVLKACDGKSNFHPTYSTDQPIKDKVDQIAKLFYGADGADYLPAANTHIKQIESLGFGKLPICIAKTQSSLSDDPKKINRPTGYKICVRDAKVSAGAGFIVIYAGSIMTMPGLPKNPAAEKIGMNADGEIYGLF, from the coding sequence ATGTTATCCGACGTTGAAATAGCTCAGCAGGCCAAGCCTGACCATATAAGAAATATTGCCGCCGGTCTGGGACTTACCGAAGATGACCTGCTCTTTTATGGCAAAGACAAGGCGAAAATCTCGCTGGACGTGATGGACAGGCTCTCCGGCAAACCTGACGGTAAGCTCATACTTGTCACAGCGATCACCCCTACCCCTGCAGGTGAGGGAAAGACCACCACGACTGTCGGTCTGGGGGATGCGCTGAGGAAACTGGGCAAGTCCACCTGCATAGCGATACGCGAACCCTCCCTTGGACCATGTTTTGGTATTAAAGGCGGGGCGGCGGGCGGCGGTTACGCTCAGGTTATCCCCATGGCGGATATCAATCTGCACTTTACCGGAGACTTTCATGCCGTCACCACCGCGCACAACCTTTTGGCTGCGATGCTCGATAACAACATTCACCAGGGCAATGCGCTGGATATAGACATACACTCGATCACATGGAAGCGAGTGATGGATATGAACGACCGCGCGCTGCGTGAGATCGTGATCGGCCTGGGCGGCAAAGCAAACGGCACCCCCAGGCAATCTGGTTTCGATATCACTACCGCATCAGAAATTATGGCTCTGCTGTGTCTCGCTACGGATCGCGAAGACCTGGAAAACAGGCTTGCTAATATTGTTGTCGGGTTCAACAAATCCGGGATGCCCATTACCGCAAAAGACCTTAACACGAGCGGCGCGATGGCTGTGGTGCTCAAAGACGCGATTCTGCCTAATCTGGTCCAGACTCTGGAGCATACGCCCGCGTTTGTCCACGGCGGTCCGTTCGGCAATATTGCGCACGGATGCAACTCGATCATTGCAACGAAGATGGCTCTGAAGCTGGCGGATTATGTGGTGACGGAGGCAGGATTCGGTTCTGACCTTGGAGCTGAAAAGTTTTTCAACATCAAGTGCCGTGCAGCGGGACTAAAGCCGATGACTGCGGTGGTGGTGGCTACTATTCGTGCGCTGAAGATGCACGGGGGCGTGGCTATTGCCGACCTTGCACAAAGCAATCCGTCCGCCGTGGAGTATGGGATCGAAAACCTCAAAAAGCACATCGAGAATGTCAGAAGCGCGGGTCTGGAGCCGATTGTCGCGATCAACAAGTTCCCTTCGGACTCAAGTGAGGAGATCGAGGTGTTATCGGCGTACTGCGGCAAGATGGGAGTCAAGTGGGCACTCTCGGATGTCTGGGCAAAGGGTGGCGAAGGCGGCATCGAACTTGCCGAGTTAGTTCTCAAGGCATGCGACGGCAAAAGTAATTTCCACCCGACATACTCGACAGACCAGCCGATAAAAGACAAAGTGGACCAGATCGCCAAGCTCTTTTACGGTGCGGACGGAGCCGATTACCTGCCCGCTGCAAATACTCACATCAAACAGATCGAATCGCTTGGTTTCGGCAAGCTGCCTATCTGCATCGCAAAAACTCAAAGCTCTCTCTCGGACGACCCCAAAAAGATCAACCGTCCCACAGGTTATAAAATTTGCGTCCGTGATGCAAAAGTGAGCGCAGGCGCTGGGTTTATAGTTATCTATGCAGGCAGCATCATGACCATGCCCGGGCTGCCGAAAAACCCGGCAGCCGAAAAGATAGGCATGAATGCCGACGGAGAGATATACGGGCTGTTTTGA
- a CDS encoding uroporphyrinogen decarboxylase family protein — MFCEYVTGAGRMLTAPLVGFPGLELTGTSLAENLRESSKQIETLIALNNAVDFDIIFPMMDLTVETEALGGKMSWDRDEMPTIDGISVETRADADSLVIPGIGKGNRLNVSIETCAAFRRAFPGKILWAYVLGPFSIAGRLMGMTEVAIAIKLEPETVHAALKKADKLLKQQINALIDAGADGVMILEPASGMLREDDANEFSNAYIKELAGVIKQRGKTPSLHNCGNIDHLIESLCATGIEALHIGSVCDPFEIYPRIPDDVVLMGNLDPTEVFLRADAEKVQRETTALLERMTGCSRYIISSGCDIPPGTSIENLKSFERAVTESRPDAGGFRLQNSPYISPSAFMPIFSAAGFFGSPGMVMMLPA; from the coding sequence ATGTTTTGTGAATATGTAACCGGCGCAGGCAGAATGCTGACGGCTCCGCTTGTTGGTTTTCCGGGGCTTGAGCTTACCGGCACGAGCCTGGCCGAGAATCTGCGCGAAAGCTCCAAACAGATCGAGACACTGATCGCTCTCAACAATGCCGTGGATTTCGATATCATCTTTCCTATGATGGACCTTACAGTCGAGACCGAGGCTCTAGGCGGCAAAATGAGTTGGGACAGGGACGAAATGCCCACAATTGATGGGATATCGGTAGAGACCAGGGCCGATGCGGATTCGTTGGTAATCCCGGGGATCGGCAAGGGCAACAGATTGAATGTCTCCATCGAGACATGCGCAGCTTTCCGAAGGGCATTTCCCGGTAAGATATTATGGGCGTATGTGTTGGGACCGTTCTCCATTGCGGGCAGGCTTATGGGCATGACCGAAGTCGCTATAGCAATAAAGCTGGAGCCGGAGACAGTCCATGCAGCACTCAAAAAAGCCGATAAACTGCTCAAGCAGCAGATAAACGCATTGATCGATGCGGGCGCGGACGGAGTAATGATCCTGGAACCGGCTTCGGGGATGCTCCGCGAAGATGATGCAAACGAGTTTTCAAATGCATATATAAAGGAGTTGGCAGGTGTAATCAAGCAGCGGGGCAAAACGCCGTCACTTCACAACTGCGGCAATATCGATCACCTGATAGAGAGCCTCTGCGCAACGGGAATCGAAGCTCTGCACATCGGGTCCGTATGCGACCCATTCGAGATTTACCCGCGTATACCCGATGACGTTGTATTGATGGGCAATCTGGACCCAACCGAAGTCTTTCTGCGTGCAGATGCAGAGAAAGTGCAGCGTGAGACAACTGCGCTGCTCGAAAGAATGACAGGCTGCAGCAGATATATCATTTCTTCGGGCTGCGATATACCACCCGGCACAAGTATTGAGAATCTAAAGTCGTTTGAGCGCGCGGTTACGGAGAGTCGACCGGATGCCGGCGGATTCAGACTTCAAAACAGCCCGTATATCTCTCCGTCGGCATTCATGCCTATCTTTTCGGCTGCCGGGTTTTTCGGCAGCCCGGGCATGGTCATGATGCTGCCTGCATAG
- a CDS encoding Gfo/Idh/MocA family oxidoreductase: MKTINIGIIGCGGIATRAHMPALQNVPDVKIMAICDVAEECTKSAAEKFDIPNTFTDYKKMLEMDEIEAVHVCTPNFLHAQPTIDALDAGKHVIVEKPIARNSVEGKAMVEAAKKSGKKFMVAHCVRFGADIQALKRFIDAGDLGDIYFGRVWALRRRGVPSWGVFTDKEKQGGGPLIDIGVHVLDLTLYLMGHPKPIAASGQCFTKIGNTPGHVGAYGKWKWENYTVEDYAAGFVRLDNGASLIIESSFAANIGEDIMRSHILGTKGGAETNPVRIFGEQRETVFDMTPKFIPTVNTYEEEFKGFYDSIRNDTEPPVTGEQALNVMKILDALYKSSDEGREVLID; this comes from the coding sequence TTGAAAACGATCAACATTGGCATCATAGGATGTGGTGGCATCGCCACACGAGCGCACATGCCGGCTCTGCAGAACGTGCCGGATGTAAAGATTATGGCAATCTGCGACGTTGCCGAGGAATGTACGAAGAGCGCCGCGGAAAAGTTCGATATACCCAACACATTCACCGACTACAAAAAAATGCTGGAAATGGACGAGATCGAGGCCGTCCATGTATGCACTCCAAACTTTTTGCATGCCCAGCCCACGATAGATGCCCTCGACGCAGGCAAACATGTCATTGTCGAAAAACCGATTGCACGAAACTCAGTTGAAGGCAAAGCGATGGTCGAGGCCGCAAAAAAGAGCGGCAAAAAGTTCATGGTCGCACACTGTGTACGTTTTGGAGCCGATATACAGGCTCTCAAGCGATTTATCGACGCTGGCGACCTGGGTGACATCTACTTTGGCAGAGTATGGGCTTTGAGACGCAGAGGCGTGCCGAGTTGGGGTGTATTCACTGATAAAGAAAAACAGGGCGGCGGCCCTCTGATCGATATAGGCGTGCATGTGCTCGACCTCACGCTCTATCTTATGGGGCATCCCAAACCGATTGCTGCTTCCGGCCAGTGCTTTACAAAGATAGGCAACACTCCCGGCCATGTGGGGGCATATGGAAAATGGAAATGGGAGAATTACACGGTCGAGGACTATGCAGCCGGTTTTGTGAGGCTGGATAACGGCGCGTCTCTGATTATCGAGTCCAGCTTTGCCGCCAACATAGGCGAGGATATAATGCGTTCTCATATACTGGGGACCAAAGGCGGCGCGGAGACCAATCCTGTCCGCATCTTTGGCGAGCAGAGAGAAACGGTATTCGATATGACCCCGAAATTTATCCCCACCGTAAATACATATGAGGAAGAATTCAAGGGCTTCTATGACAGCATCAGAAACGACACCGAGCCGCCTGTAACCGGCGAACAGGCTCTGAACGTCATGAAGATCCTCGATGCTCTGTATAAATCGAGCGATGAAGGCAGAGAGGTCTTGATAGACTAA
- a CDS encoding class I SAM-dependent methyltransferase has translation MMETPSWYYDEFKQIGTDYALIDEVRRYDERMHSLRDIPKETADTIGRLGISSESTLVEFGCGTGELSITAAALCRKVHAVDISQVMIDYAKSKAESRGVGNVEFHRAGFLTYEHADEPADIVATQLALHHLPDFWKVVALGRINDMLKPGGRFFLRDVVFSFDMKDYRQALDTWVKTLKECCGSVNCRNHIRDEYSTTSWLMEEIIRHTGFEIISAEYTGGMFAAYLCEKKCV, from the coding sequence ATGATGGAAACACCCTCCTGGTATTACGATGAGTTCAAACAGATAGGCACCGACTATGCCCTCATCGACGAAGTCCGCCGGTATGACGAGCGTATGCACAGCCTCCGCGATATCCCCAAGGAGACTGCAGACACCATCGGCAGGCTCGGCATCAGTTCGGAGAGCACACTTGTCGAGTTCGGATGCGGCACGGGTGAGCTTTCCATCACCGCGGCAGCCCTTTGCCGCAAAGTGCATGCCGTAGATATATCTCAGGTAATGATCGACTACGCAAAATCAAAGGCCGAGTCGCGCGGTGTGGGCAATGTGGAGTTCCACAGGGCAGGCTTTCTCACATATGAGCACGCAGATGAGCCTGCGGATATTGTCGCGACCCAACTTGCTCTTCATCATCTGCCCGACTTCTGGAAGGTCGTGGCACTCGGCAGAATAAACGATATGCTGAAACCCGGCGGCAGATTCTTTCTCAGAGACGTTGTGTTCTCATTCGATATGAAGGACTACAGACAGGCGCTGGATACTTGGGTAAAGACACTTAAGGAATGCTGCGGCAGTGTCAATTGCCGGAACCATATTCGCGATGAATACTCCACCACATCATGGCTTATGGAGGAGATAATCCGGCATACCGGCTTTGAGATCATCAGCGCTGAATATACGGGCGGTATGTTTGCGGCATATTTGTGCGAGAAGAAGTGCGTTTAG
- a CDS encoding methylenetetrahydrofolate reductase C-terminal domain-containing protein codes for MSKLSESVGNFVLRHSALHKCALFAENCIKKPVFGCQDCGQCVLGYDGFTCPMRCPKQIRNGPCGSTRADGHCEVYPERYCVWWLIYQRSKKLGMTGKLRKYHVPVDRRLEHTSAWMNMFAGKILPISLCKDLKKGEDDEIEKKK; via the coding sequence TTGAGCAAACTCAGCGAGAGTGTTGGAAATTTCGTTCTCAGGCATTCGGCTCTCCATAAATGTGCGCTTTTTGCCGAGAACTGTATTAAGAAGCCTGTATTCGGCTGCCAGGACTGCGGACAGTGCGTGCTGGGCTATGACGGCTTTACATGCCCTATGCGCTGTCCGAAGCAGATCAGAAACGGCCCATGCGGAAGCACTCGCGCAGACGGACACTGTGAAGTTTATCCAGAGCGATACTGCGTCTGGTGGCTGATATATCAGCGATCTAAAAAACTGGGTATGACGGGGAAGCTGAGAAAATACCACGTGCCGGTCGACCGCAGGCTGGAGCACACCAGTGCATGGATGAACATGTTCGCGGGCAAGATATTGCCCATATCGCTGTGCAAAGACCTCAAGAAGGGCGAAGACGACGAGATAGAGAAGAAAAAGTAG
- a CDS encoding dihydropteroate synthase encodes MLIVGERINTSRKIKGEDVIEAAVVSRDAGYIADLAKRQFEAGATYIDVNAGTLTSGEPEALEWLTKVVMESVDAPISFDTPNAAALERALKVYDMGKGQPMINSITAESTRYNNILPFVLEYKAKVIALAMDDGGIQQDPAKRLAVAKKLISDLTGAGVALDDIYVDPLTFPIGTGSDVAVTMLDIIDKLRAEYTGVHIIAGLSNISHGMPARKLLNQAMTVLCMGKGLDAGIVDPNDRYLMALIAATESLLGLDDYCMNYISKSREGAFEGL; translated from the coding sequence TTGCTTATAGTAGGCGAAAGGATCAATACATCCAGAAAAATAAAGGGCGAGGATGTGATAGAGGCGGCGGTTGTAAGCCGTGACGCCGGTTATATCGCGGACCTTGCTAAGAGACAGTTTGAGGCGGGCGCGACATATATAGATGTCAATGCCGGAACTTTGACCTCTGGGGAGCCTGAAGCGCTTGAGTGGCTCACAAAAGTTGTAATGGAATCCGTGGATGCGCCGATCTCATTCGATACACCAAATGCAGCCGCTTTGGAGCGTGCACTCAAGGTGTATGACATGGGCAAAGGTCAGCCTATGATTAACTCGATCACCGCCGAATCCACTCGCTATAACAACATCCTGCCGTTCGTATTGGAATATAAGGCAAAGGTGATTGCCCTCGCTATGGACGATGGCGGCATTCAGCAGGACCCGGCGAAGCGCCTGGCAGTCGCCAAAAAGCTCATATCCGACCTGACAGGCGCTGGTGTGGCGCTGGATGACATATATGTCGATCCGCTCACATTTCCGATAGGCACCGGCAGCGACGTTGCAGTGACCATGCTCGATATCATAGACAAACTTCGAGCCGAATATACGGGGGTTCATATAATCGCGGGTCTGAGCAATATCTCGCACGGCATGCCCGCGCGCAAGCTCCTGAACCAGGCAATGACGGTGCTTTGTATGGGCAAGGGACTGGACGCAGGTATAGTGGACCCGAACGACAGATATCTTATGGCTCTTATCGCTGCGACTGAGTCGTTACTCGGTCTGGACGATTATTGCATGAACTATATATCGAAATCGCGCGAAGGAGCCTTTGAAGGGCTGTAA
- a CDS encoding 2'-5' RNA ligase family protein encodes MTYAIELFLDPAGDAAVQSIWQQIKEAGISDYLSDSGSRPHITLAVYDTLDVISFSKRLPAFARKIEPISIVLRSASSFSGKLTTVFLSPAESDRLYSVQEYYYEYFDDMQTATQEYYLPVNWTAHCTLAVDLQNNVVSKVRQITEALLPISAALMSIGIVEFRPVKHLFCCDLGMK; translated from the coding sequence TTGACGTACGCTATCGAGCTATTCTTGGACCCTGCAGGCGATGCCGCAGTGCAAAGCATATGGCAGCAGATAAAAGAGGCTGGGATATCCGACTATCTCTCAGACAGCGGCTCCAGACCGCATATAACGCTTGCCGTCTACGATACGCTTGATGTGATTTCATTCAGTAAAAGACTGCCTGCTTTTGCCCGGAAAATAGAACCGATCAGCATTGTGCTGAGGTCTGCTAGTTCATTTTCAGGCAAATTAACCACTGTTTTCCTATCGCCGGCGGAAAGTGACAGATTATATTCAGTGCAAGAATATTATTATGAATATTTCGATGATATGCAAACGGCAACTCAGGAGTATTATCTGCCTGTCAACTGGACTGCCCATTGTACATTAGCAGTGGACCTGCAAAACAATGTTGTGTCAAAGGTACGGCAGATCACTGAAGCGTTATTACCGATTTCAGCTGCGCTTATGAGCATAGGTATAGTTGAGTTTCGTCCTGTGAAGCATCTGTTTTGTTGTGATCTTGGGATGAAATAG
- a CDS encoding deoxyribonuclease IV, producing MRLGVHIRIAGGLVKALDRAQYLGCESVQLFSGNPNGWTRTQLPNDVADKFRARTSELDIHPIILHTPYLLNLASPDDVIWQKSKAAMVDAVQKAPMLVAEYIVTHIGSHKGSGYTNGVRRIADAVRFALDADPYPTIALELGAGAGNSIGSRFEHIADIMEHLPDVTDRVGVCIDTAHLWGAGYDISTLEGVNSMFGELDRYVGLDKLKIVHLNDTQKDLASHADRHYHIGHGRIGLEGFRAILQHPITHNLPGIIETPDDIEWDKRNLNELHKLQG from the coding sequence GTGCGTTTAGGAGTCCATATAAGAATAGCCGGCGGGCTGGTCAAAGCGCTGGACCGCGCGCAGTATCTGGGTTGTGAGAGCGTCCAGCTCTTTTCAGGCAACCCTAACGGCTGGACCAGGACACAACTGCCGAATGATGTCGCGGATAAATTTAGAGCACGCACATCCGAACTCGACATACATCCCATCATTCTTCATACTCCGTATCTGCTCAACCTCGCCTCGCCGGATGATGTAATCTGGCAAAAGAGCAAAGCCGCAATGGTCGACGCAGTTCAGAAAGCGCCTATGCTCGTAGCCGAGTATATCGTGACACACATCGGTAGCCATAAAGGTTCTGGATACACGAATGGGGTGAGGCGCATAGCCGATGCAGTACGGTTTGCTCTTGATGCCGATCCATACCCCACAATCGCGCTCGAACTGGGTGCTGGCGCGGGCAACAGCATAGGCTCACGCTTCGAGCACATAGCAGACATCATGGAGCACCTGCCCGATGTGACAGACCGCGTAGGAGTCTGCATAGATACTGCTCATCTCTGGGGTGCGGGTTATGATATCTCGACGCTAGAGGGAGTAAACTCGATGTTTGGCGAGTTGGACCGTTATGTAGGGCTGGATAAGCTGAAGATCGTCCACCTCAATGACACCCAAAAGGACCTTGCATCTCATGCCGACCGCCATTACCACATCGGCCATGGCCGGATTGGGCTGGAGGGCTTTCGTGCGATATTGCAGCATCCGATCACGCATAATCTGCCTGGAATCATTGAGACCCCTGACGATATAGAGTGGGACAAACGAAATCTGAACGAGCTTCACAAACTTCAGGGTTAA
- a CDS encoding methylenetetrahydrofolate reductase translates to MISGSNLEQILCEGHFAVCGEMSPPLGADRSAILKKCGYFKGFVDAVNLTDNQAAIVRMSSAISSVFAIEGGVEPIMQMTCRDRNRLAQQSEILGACAAGVKNILCLTGDYMSFGNHPDAKGVFDLDSVQLIKTCAMMNEGRFLSCDEIKTPPKIFIGGAANPFAEPLEMRIIRLGKKIRAGANFIQTQPVFDFPKFVRWMQAVRDEGYDQNVYILAGVMPVKSIKALEHMRDNVPGMSIADEYFSRMRSTDDPKEEGAAICVETIKRIKEIPGVSGVHIMPVMWESITPRIVEEAGLLPRPESGDIN, encoded by the coding sequence ATGATATCCGGCAGCAATCTGGAACAAATCTTATGTGAAGGCCACTTTGCGGTTTGTGGGGAGATGAGCCCTCCGCTCGGAGCGGACAGGTCCGCCATCCTCAAAAAGTGCGGTTACTTCAAGGGTTTTGTCGATGCTGTGAACCTCACAGACAACCAGGCTGCCATCGTGCGCATGAGTTCTGCTATCTCCAGCGTGTTTGCAATAGAGGGCGGTGTCGAGCCTATCATGCAGATGACATGCCGCGACCGTAACCGCCTGGCGCAGCAGTCTGAAATATTGGGGGCGTGCGCTGCCGGGGTAAAGAACATTCTGTGCCTGACCGGCGACTATATGAGCTTCGGCAACCATCCGGACGCAAAAGGCGTGTTCGACCTCGATTCTGTCCAACTCATTAAAACCTGCGCCATGATGAACGAGGGCAGGTTTCTTTCATGCGATGAGATAAAGACTCCACCAAAGATATTCATAGGCGGCGCTGCCAACCCCTTTGCCGAGCCTCTGGAGATGCGGATCATCCGCCTGGGCAAGAAGATACGGGCGGGAGCGAATTTTATACAGACCCAGCCTGTCTTCGACTTTCCCAAATTCGTGCGGTGGATGCAGGCTGTGCGTGATGAGGGATATGATCAGAATGTATATATTCTTGCGGGTGTGATGCCGGTGAAGTCGATAAAAGCTCTGGAGCATATGCGCGACAATGTGCCGGGTATGAGCATAGCGGATGAATATTTTTCGCGAATGAGGTCCACAGATGATCCGAAAGAAGAAGGCGCGGCCATCTGCGTAGAGACGATCAAGCGGATTAAGGAGATACCCGGTGTCAGCGGGGTACACATTATGCCTGTAATGTGGGAATCGATCACACCGAGAATAGTCGAAGAGGCGGGTCTGCTTCCAAGACCGGAGTCAGGTGACATAAATTGA